The genomic region CGTTCAACGCGAGCGAGAGCGGCTATGCCGGCAGCTTCATCGAGACGGACACCTGCAATCCCGGATCGGGAACGATTGCATCCGTCTCCACGGCAAGCGCGAGCGGTCCGAGTGCCACCTTTACGGTGACCCCGCAGAACGCCGGAAGCTGCACGGTCACGATCAAGGACTCGAACGGCAATAGTGCCGGTGTAACGGTCGGCGTCACGATCTCGCAAGGAGTAATCAACTGATGATGCAGTCTCGTCGCGGTGCGTTCACCGCGAGTGCGTTCACGTTGTCCGCATTGGTGCTCTCCGCTTGCGGGGGAGGAGGAGCCGGTACTTCGCTGGCTCCTACGATTCCAGCACCGGCGGCAACGAATTCCGTCGGCGGGCAGACGCTCGCACGAGTCGTGATCGCGATTCCACCTAAAGCCGCGAGCACCGCGCACACGCGTAAACCGGAGTATGTATCGGCATCGACGCAATCGATCACCGTGAAGGTGGATAGCGGAACTCCGGTCGCGCAGAATCTCACGCCCGGCTCGGCCAACTGCAACGTGCCCGCACCGCTTTCGCCACTCACCTGTACGGTCGATGTCGTAGCGGCTCCGGGCAGCCACACGTTCACCTTCACAACCTACGATCAGACGAGTGCGGCCGGGAACCAGCTATCGGTTAACAGCGTGACCCAGTCGCTGGTCGCAAATCAGGTAAATCTCATCGACGTGACGCTCGCCGGTGTTCCAAAGGCGTTGCAAGTCGCGCCGATTGCCGGCGCGGCTGGAATATCCGGGGACCAGACCTCCGGAATCCAGTATTTCTTCGGGGCCGCGCGGACGATTGCGGTGGCCGCGATGGACGCCGACGGAAACTATATCGTGGGGCCGGGAGCGCCGGTGCTCGGCGTGAGCGTCACGGGCGGGACGAGCGGCGCAAACATCGCTATCGCTGCCGCTGCAAACGGCAATCCGAACGACTTCGTCCTGAGTGCGACGAGTGCCGGGACGGCGACGCTGGCGGTGACGGCCGCACCCGCATCGGCGCTCGCCGGTGGCAACCTCGTTGTAAACGTGGCGCTCACCTCGACCGTGCTCGTCAGTACGATCGATGGAAATTCCTTTGCCGGCTTCAAGGACGGGCCAGGCTGCTCGTCCTGTAGCTCGACGACCGCCTATGCTACGATCGATAGCAATCCGATCGGCATCACGTACGATTCAGTCGACGGAAACCTATACTTCACCGATTCCATGGCGTGCTCGGTTCGCCAAGTCCAACTGGCCGCTCCGAACATCGGATACATTACGAGTTTCGCGGGCGCGGCATCGGGCAGCGCGACCTGCGGTTCGCTGGACGGAACGGGCGTCGGCTTATCGGCATTCACCAACCCGGAAGGCATCGCTTACGATGCCGGCAACGGAAATTTCTACGTTGCCGATACTTTCAATTGCGAGATCCGGCAGGTGACCAGCGGCGCCGCTATCACGACGATCGCCGGCGCACACGGGAGTTGCGTCTGGCTGGATGGGACCGGCGCTTCGGCCCGCTTTATCGACCCGATCGGCATCGCGTACGACGCGAGCGATGGGAATCTCTACGTTGGGGATAATTGCGCGATCCGTCAGGTTACACCGGGCGGCGTCGTTACGACGATCGCCGGCAGCTCGACCTGCGGCTACACAGACGGTACCGGCGGTGCCGCGCAGTTCGGCCAGGTGGCGGGGATCGCGTACGATTCGGGCGACCACAACTTATACGTGACCGATAGCGCAGACTGCGCGATCCGGCGCGTAACGACCGGCGGCGTCGTAACGACGATCGCCGGGGCCGCTCCGCCGACGGCGACGTGCACGATAACCGATGGTGCCGGCAGCGCCGCCAGATTCGCCGGACCGAGGGGGATCGTCTACGACCCGAACGACGGAAATCTCTACGTCACCGATAATTCGATCTTGCGCCAGGTGACGTCTTCCGGCATCGCGACCTCCATCGCCGGCGCAGGCCCAAGTCGAACGCAATGGGAGAACGGCCTCGGGACCGTTGCCAATTTTCCTGGCCCCCCCACGAGCCTGGCATTCGATTCGAGCAACGGCATGCTCTACATTCTTGACGGCTACCATCTTCGACAGGTGCAACTATGATGCGGAAGATCCTTGGCACGAGTGCGTGCCTCGCGTTCGTGCTCTCCGGCTGCGGAGGCGGGAGCGGCACGACGCCGCAGCTTCCGGCGACATCGTCGGGCCCGAACAATCCCGGTGCGACAAGCAGCGTCAGCATCGTGATCGCCATTCCGAAGGCGGGCACGAGTTCGTCCGCCCGGAAGCCGGCTTTCGTTTCTCCGTCCACGCAATCGATCACGGTGCAAGTCGACAGCGGCTCTGCGGTAACGCAAAACCTGCTGCCGGCTTCGCCCAACTGCAGCAGCGCGGGTGCAAATTATCCGCTCGACTGCACCGTGACGGTTAGCGCGAATGCCGGATCGCATACGCTCACGTTCGTTACCTACGACCAGCAGAACGCCGCGGGGAACCAACTCTCCGCAAATAGCATCGTCGTGAATTTCGTCGCCGGGCAAACGCCGGCGGTTCCGGTCGTTCTAGCGGGCGTACCGGCGGCGATCCAGGTGCTGCCGATGCCCTCGGGTACGATCGTCGCCAATAACACGCTAACATCGAGCGCGGGCCTGCAATGGGTGTGGGGCGTGCCGCAGATGCTCGTCATCACGTCGGCCGATGCGGACGGCAACTACATCGTCGGGCCGGGTGCGCCGGCGCTCTCGGTTACGGTGAGCGGCGCGCCCTCCGGATCCGGCATCGCGATCGCCCCCGCGCCGAACAACAATCCCAACGATTTCACGCTTTCGTCAACGGGCGGCGGTGACGCGACACTTTCGATTACCGCAACGCCAAGCTTCACCGGTAGCCCGGTGACGGCAACGTTTGCACTCGCATCGGTCGCAAAGGCGACAACGATTACCATAGGCGTCCCGTGGAATTACATCGGCGGCGTAGCGGGCGATACGGTCGACGGCAATCTCTACGTCTCCAACGAGTGCCAGGTTTTTCAAATGACGACGGCGGGCGTATTCACGGCGATCGCCGGCACGGCTAGCCCGTGCGGGACCACGAGCCAATACGTGGACGGGGCCGGCGCCGCAGCGCAGATCGGTTACGCCCTAAGCCCAAACTTGGCCTACGATTCGCACGACGGAAACCTGTATATGGCGGATACTGCGAACTGCGCGGTGCGCCAGGTGACGACGGCCGGCGTGGTTACCACTATTGCGGGTAGCCTGCCGCCGACGGTGGCGTGCGGCTTCGCCGACGGCACCGGTTCCGCAGCCCGCTTCGGGACGTGGTCGAGCACGTATACGGGTGTCACCGGCATGGCGTACGACTCGGCCGCCGATGCTTTGTATGTCGCGGATAACTGCGCCATCCGCCAAGTGACGGCGGCAGGCACCGTAACGACGATCGCCGGATCGACGCCGCCGAATCCGGCCTGCGGCCATGCCGACGGCACCGGGAGCCTCGCCCGAATGCAGACGTTTATTGGGATCGCCTACGATTCCACCGATGGAAATCTCTATTTCGCCGACAGGTCAAACTGCGCGGTGCGCCAGATGACCCCCGGCGGCACCGTAACGACGATCGCCGGATATCTGGGCTGCGGTACGCGCGGCATTAAATCGGGTATCGTCGACGGCACCGGATCGGCCGCTGAGTTCAAGTCGCCGTCGGGCATCGCGTACGACCCGGATGACGGCTACCTCTACGTTGCGGACTCGTGTTGGCTGCGACGGGTCAGCACGTCCGGCGTGGTCTTCACCGTCGCGGGCCCGGATCCAACCTCGCAGTACAACAGCGCTTGCGCGCAAACGCAACTCGACGGCATCGGTGCTAATGCCGCCCTCGGCCAACCCACGGGCGGGATCGTGTACGACCATGCAACCGGCATGCTCTACGTCTCCGGTATCGTTGGAATGCAGCAGGTGCAATTGTGAAGCACACGCTTGAAACCTTGACCGCACGGAGTCTCATGAACGCGAAGTATCGACTGATCGCCATCGGCGCGATGGCATTTGGACTTGCCGCATGCGGCGGAGGCGGCGCGAGCGGCGGCTCGGGGCCGAACATTCCGAACGTCCCCGTTACGCCGGCCGTGCCGACGCCGACGCCGGCGCCGAGCGGCCCGCCGCATCCGGCGGCCGGCGGCGACACGTTTACCTTTAACGGGACGTTGGCACGAAGCGATGCATACACTTATCCTGTGGCAAGCCCGTTACCGCCGACCGCAGCGAGTGCTACCATCAAGCAAAACGTGACCGTCATCACGACCCCTAATCCGTTTGGAGCCGGGCAAGTGCAAGACTTCCAGACACTCGAGTCCGACGTATACCCGGCGCAGACGCTATCGTCGAAAAACGACTTCTACTATCAAAGCGGTAGCGCGTTCCAGTTGCTCGGGTATTCGAGCGTCGATGATGTCGGCGATGCGACCACCGTGCAATACGCGACACCGCAAGTCGTCGATCAGCTTCCGGAAACCACCGGTGCATCGTGGACGAATAGCCCCGCAGCATCGATGACGCAAACGTTCATCGATGGTGAAACCGCTTCGCGTACGACTGCGGCTGACGGGACCTATACGGACACCGAGCAGATCTATGGAACGGGCACGGACTATCCGTCGGTAAAGGCAATACTCAGCGAAAACGCCGACGGTAGCGGCGAAGTCCAGATCGTTCGGTACGAGAACGGACGTACGGGATTCCAGGCGAACGAAACGATCTACGATAACTATTTCATCAGCCCTCCCAGCGCCCAGTCGTCAAACGCGCAGTTTCTCTACGTGACGTATCAGCTAGCCGACCTGTTCTACGGCGCCCCTTCGCCGCCACCGGCTGCGCCTTTCGCATCGATGCCGATTTGGTACAAGACCCCGCTCGCGCTCTACAGTGAGAGCGACAACGATCTAGGGCCCCAAACGATTCCGGCGGCGTGCAACGCGCCGGCCGCTTTCGGCACGCAGGGCAGGGAGATACAACAGCAACTCAAGAGCACCGACACCGTATTGGGAACGGTCACGTCCACGACGACGACCGCTTATGTCGTCGATGGTTTCGGGCCCGTGTGCGTCCAACTCGCGAGCACCGTCAACACCTATTTCGATTACAGCATGGATACGACGATCACACCGGTGTTCTATCAAGGGTCGGGTGCGCTCCAGACAACGACGATAGCGCAGACTCTGACGCTGGCGTCGCAAGGCGCCTATCCGCAGAGCGCTGCCGGTCGCAAGAGCGCCGGCGGGCAGAGCCCGACGCTGCATCCCGTCTCTACGGCTGAGATCGCCATTGCACGGCTGCGCATGGTCGCCGCAATCGAAACCGATCGCGCGAAACGCATTCGTGCCCTAGCAAAAAACCTCTTGAACCGTTCCGCCGCCAAGGGAGTTCGTTAACCGATGAAAAGCTCCAAAGTACTTGCGCTCACAGGTGCGCTCGCCGCGATCCTCATTTCGGCGTGCGGTGGAAAAGGATCGATTCCTAATCAAAATCCGGCGCCGGCGGCGAGCATAGCTCCGTACACCGGCCCCGCCCAACTCGCGTCGTTCGCTTGGGGGAAGGATCTTCTCAAAGGCTCTGTTCTGCAAGGTCCGGCCAACGAGAACGGGACCGTCGGCATGCAGGTGGTCGTCAATCAGCGAGATGCGACCGGCTTGGTGCAGTACGCACACGACGTGAGCGACCCGAATTCCGGGAACTATCGCCATTTCCTCACGCCACAGCAGATTGCCGATCGTTTCGGCGCGACCTCTTCAGATTACCAAGCGGCAGCGGCGTATTTTAAAGGCTACGGCATCCACGTGAGCGGTTGGCCGCAGCGCGAATCGTTGTTTGTCACCGGTGCGGTTGGGGCGATGGAGCGCGCGTTCAATACAAAATTCGGCATATATGCCTCGGGAAACATCAGCTTCGTCGCGCCGATCCAGGCGCCGCATCTCACGAACGCGGAGCCGATCGCGGCGGTAGTCGGCATGGTGCATGCACAACTGAATCGCGACTACATGCTGCGACCGCCGAACTCGCAGTTACGCGGTTATTCCCCGCAACAGATGCAGCGCGCATTCGATTTTAGCGGCGCCTATACCGGAGGGTTCTCGGGGACCGGCGTCAATGTCGCAATCGTCGGCACGGGACCGATTTCGGCGCAAGACGTCCCGTATCTCGGCAGAATATTTAACGCGCCCGTGGCGACGGTTACGCAGGTGGATGTCACCGACGCGGGTGTGACGACCGGGCTTGGGATCGGCGCGCCGTCGCCGACGCCGTTACCGTCTCCGGTGAGCTATCCCTATTCCAGCGGGTTCCAAACCCCGCCGCCCGTCACGGCGCCGTGCAATACGTCGGCTCTCCCGTTGACCAGTTGCAATCCAGAAGACTACGAAGCCCAGCTCGACACCGAATCGGTCGCGGAGCTCGCCCCAGGTGCGAACGTCCTTTTCTACCTCGGCTACAATCCAAACGACTGCTATTTGCAGACCGGCATCACGCAAGGGAATGCTCAGTGCCCGGCCGGCCAGGGAACGCCCGCCGAAGGCATCGCACTCGCCGATGCGGAGATTCAACAAATCATCGCTGACAATTCCGCCGACATCGTTTCGATGAGCTATGGACTTGGGGAGCCCTTTGGCGTCGCCGGGTACGTGTCGTCCAATGGTTACTACACTGCTCTGGGTTACGGCTACGGCCCCGTCGAGATGGCCACGATGGTTGCCGAAGGGATGTCGGTCTTCGCATCGTCGGGAGACAACGGCGCATACGAATGCGGCGGACTTGGTGC from Candidatus Dormiibacterota bacterium harbors:
- a CDS encoding S53 family peptidase; the encoded protein is MKSSKVLALTGALAAILISACGGKGSIPNQNPAPAASIAPYTGPAQLASFAWGKDLLKGSVLQGPANENGTVGMQVVVNQRDATGLVQYAHDVSDPNSGNYRHFLTPQQIADRFGATSSDYQAAAAYFKGYGIHVSGWPQRESLFVTGAVGAMERAFNTKFGIYASGNISFVAPIQAPHLTNAEPIAAVVGMVHAQLNRDYMLRPPNSQLRGYSPQQMQRAFDFSGAYTGGFSGTGVNVAIVGTGPISAQDVPYLGRIFNAPVATVTQVDVTDAGVTTGLGIGAPSPTPLPSPVSYPYSSGFQTPPPVTAPCNTSALPLTSCNPEDYEAQLDTESVAELAPGANVLFYLGYNPNDCYLQTGITQGNAQCPAGQGTPAEGIALADAEIQQIIADNSADIVSMSYGLGEPFGVAGYVSSNGYYTALGYGYGPVEMATMVAEGMSVFASSGDNGAYECGGLGAFYLGNPPCVSYPAGDPNVVSVGGVTAPLNGDGTLQTQFTAWGEQTSGGGNGMFGNDVGSGGGISVVFFAPSWQTAAGVTSMTGGYRGQPDISMMADPNTAPSTVMNAAFPGQVEVIPVGGTSLAAPQMAAMWALVVQACKSDATCASRGTGAHPYRLGDPAALFYSIYSNAKQYPATFFDVTYGANGANNAYGPSGVGYAAKQGYDLVTGVGVPLAGHLINTVLTNEGSKGAWNLP